Within the Desulfatiglans sp. genome, the region ATATAGAATCATCAAAGATGGATTACGCCCTTCTGGGCGGGGCCTACATGCATGGTATTTCGATGAACAGGGTAGACCTTAACTTCGCGGACCTGAGTTATGCAGATTTAAGCAGCGCCTTTATCAGAGGTACAAAATTTAATAATGCGGATCTCCAGTATGCGGTGCTTAACGATTCAAGTCTTGAAGGGATTGAGTTTAAAAATGCTAAAATGAGTAATTCCGATTTAAAGAAGGCTGATCTTTCAGGCGCTGTTTTAACCGGGGCGATTATGAATTCTGTTGATCTTTCAGGGTCTGATCTGAGCAGGGTCAGTCTAAGAAATGCAGACCTGACCGGGGCAAAGATCGAGGATGCCAAACTGGATGGGGCTGATTTGACAAATGCCCTGTTAGAGGGGGCAACATTAAAAAATATAACCTTTAACAATGCGACCTTAAATGGTGCCCTGCTAAAAAATGCAGATCTGAAAGAATTGAATTTGAGCGGTATTAAAATGAGCAAGGCACAGTTTTCAGGATCAGATTTTAATGATGTGAACTTCAGTTTTGCCGACTTGAGTTTTGCTGTTTTATCAGGGTGCGACCTGACACTAGCAAGTTTTCAGGGCGCAAATTTAACCAGCACAGAGTTGAGCGGGGCAATACTGGAGGGCTCAATTTTAAAAGATAGCAACCTTAAGAATGCTCTACTGGTAAACGCGAAAATGAACGGAGCGGATCTTGAGGGGGCAGATATAAGAGGGGCTGATTTTTCCGGGGTTGATATTAATTCTATCAAAAATTTTGAGCTGACAAAAAACCGTGACAAGGCAAAAGGGCTGAATATTACAACCCCTGCTGATTAAAATCATTATTGCCATAAATACATTGAGTCTTATGCCAAAGGAGAAACACTAAATGAGCGGAAATCTGGCACATCTGAATACCCCTGTTATCAATATTATACGCAGAGATATGACAAAACTCCCGTCCAATATCACAATCCAGCAATCGCTTGAATACATAAGGCAAAAGGAGATTGGTGAAAAGATAGTCTATTTTTACGTAGTGGATGATGATGACCGCCTGGTGGGGGTATTACCTACAAGGCGACTCCTCACTGCGCCGCTGGATCAAAAGGTATCCGAAATAATGATAGCCCCTGTGGTAACAATCCCTCAATATGCCACGGTGCTTGATGCGTATGAATTTTTTTTACTCTATAAATTCCTTGCGTTTCCGGTGGTGGATGAAAAAAAGGCCCTGCTTGGTGTGGTTGATATAGCAATGTTTGCAGATGATACCTTTGATATAGCTGATCGTGAAAACATGGACAGACTGTTCGAGATAATAGGTTTCAGCGTCACCCAGATGCGTGAGGCATCTCCATTTCGTGCCTTCCGGTTCCGCCTTCCATGGCTTCTTGCCACCATTGCGAGCGGTACAGTGTGTGCCTTACTTGCTGGCATTTACGAGATGACTTTAGCCAAGACTCTTATGCTGGCCTTTTTTCTGACGCTGGTGCTGGGACTGGGTGAAAGTGTAAGCATTCAATCAATGACATTGAGCATTCACAGCCTGCGATCAAAAGAGCCGGATTGGGTATGGTACCTGAAATCCTTTTATCGTGAGGTAGGCGCCGCTGTTTTATTAGGCATTGCATGCGGGGTTATAGTTGGTGTCATTTCCTGGCTCTGGCGTGGTGAAGGGATTGCGGCATTTGCCATTGGCGCAAGCATTATGCTTACGCTCTGCCTTGCTGTTTTTTTTGGCCTGAGTATACCGTCACTATTGCACAAGCTGAAGCTTGATATGAGAATTGCTGCCGGGCCGCTTACTCTGGCATTAACCGATATTTCAACAGTGCTGATCTATTTCAGTCTTGCAAATGCATTGTTGTAAAAATTAATTTTAAAACTATATATTTTTAATATGATTTATTTAAAAAAACATTTACAGAAAAATATATATGTGGTTTTTATATTGCATAGCTTGGATAATTAGTATTTGTTAAATTTTTATTATGGAGGAAAGGCATGAAAAAGGTTGTTCTACTTATAGCGATGCTGTTTTTCATTGGGGCCTGCGTGACAACATCATCAAATAATATGGAGTTTTTAACAACAGCTATTATAAAAGGGACTGAGATAAGAGTACACACCTCTCAGACAACTGTCCAGGAGCTTTTGGGTAAACCTGACTTTGCAACCAGTGATGAATTGCATTATAAAGGGAAAGATAATGAACCAACCTATATTTTAACTTTTAGTGAGTCATCTCTTATCAGAATAGCAAAAGTAACTCCAAAAAACGTTGAATAATCAGAGGCTCAAACAACAAAAAGGCATGAGAATCCTGTTCCCATGCCTTTTTATATATACTCTACCTTTATAAACAGTAGATGTTAGTCATTAATTGTAACATGCCCTGTAGCTATGCGGTTGGCCTCTGTTGCTGTCAGGGTAATTGTGTCGGTTATAACCTTTGATTCTCCTGCATTAAAGGAGCTTGTTGTCTTTGTTTTGCTTCCGACAGACCTGCTGTTTTCATCCATGAATGCAACTGTGATATCCTTGGTCATGGCCTTGTCTGTATTATTTTTTAACTTTACACTGTAAGCAACTTCAACCATATTATCAGATATCTTCTTGAATTTACCCTTGATGCTGTCACCCAGGTTGGCGCTCAGCTCCTGACCTTTTTTATCGGCGCTTTCTTCTACCTTGGAAATCACCACATAACCTGAATTGATCTCCTTTGCATCTGCACCATTAAGAACCACCCTGTTTGATACAATCTTTGATTCCCCGGCAGGGATGGTACGGGTCTTTGATGCCTGGCCGACCTTTTCATTCTCGCTGTTGACAAAATCGACAGTAACATCAAATGTCACTGGTTTATCAGCATTATTCTTTACAGTCGCCTTCCAGATAATTTCTGTTTTCCCCTTATTAGGAGCGTCTTCTGCTATTTTTTTAATGCTCTGTTCATCTATATTATATTTACCACCTGCAAATGTATTTGAAGTGCTGACCATTAACCCTATGATCAATAAAACGCCAATAAATAATCTAGTATTTTTCATGTTTGTTGCCTCCAAGCAAAATAATTTTAAGAAGAATCTCGTAAAATTTAAACCCTTATCGACAGATAATATTGTGGACTTAAGAAAAAATTAATGCACCACATAAAAATTTATGGTCATAAAAACAGCCCCTGCTTGCAGAGATTTTGACATGATAAAAAAATAACAGAGCTATCACATTGAAAATATTAACATTTAATAGTTTGACAAAAGGGCATAACAATTGCAAATAATAAAAAAGGCTTCTCTCTGGTGAAAAAACAGCAGGTAAAAGTACATGGACGATAATAAAATCATTGATTCGGGCAAAGAGGAAAGGGATATTATTTTTAAAAATATCTTCGATAATGCACAGGTCGGGATCGTTGTCACTGATGCAAATGGATATATTTCACTTATAAATCAAGAATTTACCAGAATATTCGGTTTTACTTCCGAGGATGCGGTAGGGAAAAAAATCGATTCATTATTTATCCCTGATGAGGTCTTTAAAAAACATAGGGCGATGGTAAAGCTGCTTGAAAATGGTGACAAGGTTGAGTATGAGACACTTCGCTTACGAAAGGACGGGAGTGTAATCCCTGTTCTTTCCAGGATATCCATGATTTCAAATAATGGCAAAAGGATAGGAGGTTTTGCCATTTATTCGGATATCTCAGAGAGCAAGAGATATCAGGAGGAGCTTTTAAAATCAAAAAATGAGCTTGAGGAGAGGGTAAAAGAGAGGACATCGGCCCTTGAAATTGCCAACATAGAACTCAAGACGCAGATCGAGGAGCGTGAAAAAATAGAAAGGGCGCTCAAGGAGAGCGAGCAGCGGTACAGGACTGCTATGGATAACTCCAATGACGGCATAGCCATAATAAGGGATGGCCATCATGTGTATGTGAATAATAGATACCTGAAGATATATGGATATGATTCGCTGGAGGAGATTGAGCGGGTAGGGATTTACAATATCATACACCCTGATGATGCACAGAAGGTTAGAGAGAGAAGCCAGGCAAGGGTGCGGGGTGAACTGGAGGGTCAGAGTTATGAACACAGGTGCATTAAAAAGGATGGCTCTGTCATCCATGTAGAGGCATCTGCAGCAAGGCTTATATATGAAAATGAACCTGCAGGAATCGCATTCATAAGGGATATCACTGACCGTAAACAGGCAGAACTGGAGCTGAAAAAATCAAAGGAGGAGGCGGACAGGGCCAACAGGGCCAAAAGTGAATTTCTGGCAAATATGAGCCATGAAATCAGGACGCCCATGAATGCAATAATAGGGATGACCGGCCTTCTGCTTGACACAAAGCTGGACGAAGAGCAGGCAGACCACCTTGAAATTATCAGAAGGTCCTCTGATGCCCTGCTAGGTTTGATTAATGACATTCTTGATTTTTCCAAGATAGAGGCAGGTAAAATGGATCTTGAGATCCTGGATTTTGACCTGCGTAATGCCCTTGAAGAGATGGTTTCTTTGCCTGCTGTTGCAGCCCATAAAAAGGGTATTGAGTTTGTATATGAGATAGACCCGGATGTGCCTTCACTTTTAAGGGGTGACCCCGGAAGAGTTCGCCAGGTAGTTCTTAATCTGACCAGTAATGCGGTAAAATTTACAGACTAT harbors:
- a CDS encoding pentapeptide repeat-containing protein is translated as IESSKMDYALLGGAYMHGISMNRVDLNFADLSYADLSSAFIRGTKFNNADLQYAVLNDSSLEGIEFKNAKMSNSDLKKADLSGAVLTGAIMNSVDLSGSDLSRVSLRNADLTGAKIEDAKLDGADLTNALLEGATLKNITFNNATLNGALLKNADLKELNLSGIKMSKAQFSGSDFNDVNFSFADLSFAVLSGCDLTLASFQGANLTSTELSGAILEGSILKDSNLKNALLVNAKMNGADLEGADIRGADFSGVDINSIKNFELTKNRDKAKGLNITTPAD
- a CDS encoding magnesium transporter is translated as MSGNLAHLNTPVINIIRRDMTKLPSNITIQQSLEYIRQKEIGEKIVYFYVVDDDDRLVGVLPTRRLLTAPLDQKVSEIMIAPVVTIPQYATVLDAYEFFLLYKFLAFPVVDEKKALLGVVDIAMFADDTFDIADRENMDRLFEIIGFSVTQMREASPFRAFRFRLPWLLATIASGTVCALLAGIYEMTLAKTLMLAFFLTLVLGLGESVSIQSMTLSIHSLRSKEPDWVWYLKSFYREVGAAVLLGIACGVIVGVISWLWRGEGIAAFAIGASIMLTLCLAVFFGLSIPSLLHKLKLDMRIAAGPLTLALTDISTVLIYFSLANALL
- a CDS encoding PAS domain S-box protein; the protein is MDDNKIIDSGKEERDIIFKNIFDNAQVGIVVTDANGYISLINQEFTRIFGFTSEDAVGKKIDSLFIPDEVFKKHRAMVKLLENGDKVEYETLRLRKDGSVIPVLSRISMISNNGKRIGGFAIYSDISESKRYQEELLKSKNELEERVKERTSALEIANIELKTQIEEREKIERALKESEQRYRTAMDNSNDGIAIIRDGHHVYVNNRYLKIYGYDSLEEIERVGIYNIIHPDDAQKVRERSQARVRGELEGQSYEHRCIKKDGSVIHVEASAARLIYENEPAGIAFIRDITDRKQAELELKKSKEEADRANRAKSEFLANMSHEIRTPMNAIIGMTGLLLDTKLDEEQADHLEIIRRSSDALLGLINDILDFSKIEAGKMDLEILDFDLRNALEEMVSLPAVAAHKKGIEFVYEIDPDVPSLLRGDPGRVRQVVLNLTSNAVKFTDYGDVLLHVSCEREDENEVELKFSITDSGIGISEEERAKLFQSFHQVDASTTRRYGGTGLGLVISKKLVELMKGEIGVESVKGEGSTFWFTTVMEKQKGVVETTLVPPENIKGKRFLVVDDNKTNLIIVQRYLEAWGFVCDTAWNGEMGLILMMAGVKANAPYDCVISDMQMPHMDGIELGRKIKADPALKSTIMIMLSSRGMRGDSAEVRDVGYTAYLTKPIRRSQLFDCIVMAFSQKHGKKAEDKTIITRHTITDARKQNIKILIAEDNIINQKLALKLLEKFGYKADAVANGEEAVRLLSMIPYNLVLMDVQMPVMDGLEATRIIRNPESHVINHSVPVIAMTAHAMAGDRKICLDAGMDDYVTKPVNPDLLLEKINSYLRLKEEKV